The Anopheles merus strain MAF chromosome 2L, AmerM5.1, whole genome shotgun sequence genome has a segment encoding these proteins:
- the LOC121594108 gene encoding la-related protein Larp4B-like isoform X3, whose amino-acid sequence MDTGYVLMNGVDNTTGLLSTNASSAVYSAPGVGAVSVATVITPTAAAASTIITSGMSSMTIVAQQQPAPPAAPQAVDYSALNGTAAANEASTAASNAAAATQEYYTDGGTSPATTAPVTNAAIIATANTSNNSYSTPALVSSHPPSSSSSSNNNGVSSSSIITDGAAAITAATDVGKVMLMDGGMVGPPVANSGGGNIVVSSDNNNPTSSSSSTEHNGMPLEQLKQLLQTQLDYYFSRENLANDTYLLTQMDNDQYVPIWTIANFNQVKKLTKDIKLITEVLRESPNVQVDEDGLKVRPNHKRCIVILREISDNTPVEDVKNIFQGENCPRFISCEFAHNNSWYITFESDEDAQRAFRYLREEVKEFQGKPIMARIKAKPMNRLPITPVGGVPMKNGLNGFRTTPPPGSAVAAGAAVGGVIPPSAASATAAAAAAAAAAAAAMGGVTTAAYDPVQTAPLNAATIATYPNGQRYILQHNAPLPQGYNTAVHMFPFQQQPLYGGFVPSWQPAQGNYFEMSPYLTNGMQPVTVYPASGGAGGTATGAGGGAAGGGKQQNGRYGGVPGGGGGHRQNPRNKRQSQQQQQHGGGGASSDGQSVTTNSGVAGSTGMHRQQQQQSSGGGYQAQSAGSAGGGAATGAAGVQSQVASTYQASAAGGGGKSAGLLGGKPSTAAGTTATGAAGMVYLPQYTHYLAAAPLQHQQQQQQQQQLYSGQQQQQTDGGAMELVVRQGMQQQQHVYEDETGANNVLVVPAYTTAGGGRKNSSTNASSATIMSLDATQQPWVPNQPRRNPRRRKDEMMMPMDGGVAGAAAGGSMYGSMRHGTIYSGSSSNANNGSSSSSSNNGAASVNNTSSNKVIMHTTSLNQLAPSTGGGGGGGSGGGKYQGRGDRGRGGDNNGYAGGLIASEHHGGGGYHSQQGHHRNAVAAPSGGGLLDSSSSFQQHGAAGGGHSKQQQLQDMMHHTQQQQQYHSHPMSQQPHLGHHQQSQQHHHSSSSSGANNHQTQQHSNTSTNPHGHHNQQGAAGQQSQPHQQQHHVLQQSSHQLHTAQHQSQGSGSHHHHHNQQQQQQHHHYHQQQHHQQAIVAPGGSSNAGGGGASSAASNGGGSTAASSNSATTTNSNNSSSTTTSSSNSTSVQFDLEPAAFPPLPGHEGRSLITTGTGGSAGGSASGNASAGRSGSKGGNASAAAAAATYGQAAQQHLPPGGGAVGNASGTSASSSTSSTIAHRSDASDGGGGGLASSSAAAAGGASTGLLSGPVAAAPPPVVSAWGENHRLADVVKGTAKGVRAPGAATVAAIVAGTATVPVVSANSSSNELSLGGKSATEPKAATNESGPTNSNGASGASGTSNQQQQNNHLPVIKGSTNAATSGGSQTASTLSSSSSHSSASTGTTHSSVAAANSAAPVSTGTSTADKSTKTDVSLLQMAAPPATAAPTTTTSRATSTATLESAASVVKGEAAASAPPPTTANAATMTSTDFTTKSSSSGTAAAAATPSVTSAGGSGAAKKSSTSTPAATNTTATSTSHANTSSAGSSKSSTSAAAAAPPPPPPTFSLQNHPPLVPHDSTAATATVPAATPQVRLSYAQVAQHLAEQSKDSKEQASSLPSHNHHHGSDKLTGSAMGTTTTAASSSSASSVGGGGVVEKENSNALAGSSESNGSTAVAASTATTGATVAHGTAGGSAAAGTGNNNNNNTGGFIGVSSKRKDSGSGGRSSTGGTTAHHHHGDGFREQRDTRYNQQHGASGNTNARNSKDYRQSSGGAGGGGGGHTNAIGSASLHSGAGGLRNAAPEQNNNNHAHHQGGGGGGGGRSTGNSGNSGNNNNHHSNNNSAGGGAPKSGGARSVRKDYQSHQQQPQQQQAHQTHPRSPK is encoded by the exons GCTACGTGCTGATGAATGGTGTCGACAACACAACAGGCTTACTGTCCACAAACGCTTCGAGCGCGGTTTACTCTGCCCCCGGCGTGGGAGCGGTCTCGGTCGCCACAGTCATCACaccgacagcagcagcggcaagcaCAATCATAACCAGCGGAATGTCCAGCATGACGATCGTagcacagcagcagcccgcACCACCAGCCGCTCCTCAAGCGGTGGACTACAGTGCCCTGAACGGAACCGCTGCTGCGAACGAAGCATCGACGGCTGCTTCcaacgccgccgccgccacacAGGAGTACTACACGGACGGCGGCACCTCGCCTGCTACGACGGCGCCCGTTACCAACGCTGCAATAATAGCCACGGCCAACACTAGTAATAATAGTTATAGCACTCCTGCCCTCGTCAGTAGCCATccgccgagcagcagcagcagcagcaacaataatggcgtcagcagcagcagcatcatcaccgACGGTGCGGCAGCCATCACGGCCGCCACCGACGTCGGAAAGGTGATGCTGATGGACGGCGGGATGGTGGGGCCGCCAGTAGCGAACAGTGGCGGCGGTAACATCGTCGTTTCCAGTGATAACAACAATCCTactagtagcagtagtagtaccGAACACAACGGGATGCCTTTAGAGCAGCTGAAGCAGCTGCTACAAACACAGCTTGATTACTATTTTTCgcg AGAAAACCTTGCGAACGACACATATCTCCTGACACAAATGGACAACGATCAGTACGTGCCAATCTGGACAATTGCGAACTTCAATCAGGTGAAGAAGCTTACCAAGGACATCAAGCTGATAACGGAGGTGCTGCGTGAGTCCCCGAACGTGCAGGTGGACGAGGATGGCCTAAAGGTGCGCCCGAACCACAAGCGGTGCATCGTGATATTGCGTGAAATATCGGACAACACGCCGGTCGAGGACGTTAAG AATATTTTCCAAGGCGAAAACTGTCCGCGCTTCATTTCCTGCGAATTTGCCCACAACAACTCGTGGTACATTACGTTCGAGTCGGACGAAGACGCCCAGCGAGCGTTCCGGTATTTGCGCGAGGAGGTGAAAGAATTCCAG GGTAAACCAATCATGGCGCGAATAAAGGCCAAACCAATGAACCGGCTACCGATCACACCGGTAGGCGGTGTGCCGATGAAAAATGGACTGAACGGTTTCCGGACGACGCCGCCGCCGGGTTCGGCCGTGGCGGCGGGCGCCGCTGTCGGTGGTGTCATACCGCCGTCGGCAGCTTCGGCCACAGCCGccgcggcagcagcggcagccgcGGCCGCCGCTGCAATGGGCGGCGTAACGACCGCAGCGTACGACCCGGTACAGACGGCGCCCCTGAATGCGGCCACCATTGCGACCTACCCGAATGGCCAGCGGTACATACTGCAGCACAATGCACCGTTGCCGCAGGGCTACAACACGGCCGTGCACATGTTT CcattccagcagcagccactgTACGGCGGCTTCGTGCCATCGTGGCAGCCAGCTCAGGGCAACTATTTCGAGATGAGCCCGTACCTAACGAATGGCATGCAGCCGGTGACGGTTTATCCGGCCAGCGGTGGTGCTGGCGGAACGGCGAcaggtgctggtggtggtgcggctGGCGGTGGCAAACAGCAGAACGGCCGGTACGGTGGAGTGccgggcggtggcggtggccacCGGCAGAATCCTCGCAACAAACGccaatcgcagcagcagcagcagcacggagGTGGAGGAGCAAGTAGCGATGGTCAGTCGGTTACAACGAACAGCGGTGTCGCCGGTTCAACCGGTatgcaccggcagcagcagcagcagtcgtcgGGCGGCGGCTACCAGGCGCAAAGCGCAGGTAGTGCCGGCGGTGGCGCTGCCACTGGGGCCGCCGGCGTCCAGTCGCAGGTCGCCAGCACGTACCAGGCAAGCGCGGCGGGCGGCGGTGGCAAAAGTGCCGGCCTGCTCGGTGGCAAACCTTCCACGGCCGCCGGCACGACGGCAACAGGTGCTGCCGGTATGGTGTACCTTCCCCAGTACACCCACTACCTGGCTGCCGCACCActgcaacatcagcagcagcagcagcagcaacagcaactttACAGtggccaacagcagcagcaaacggacGGTGGAGCGATGGAGCTCGTTGTACGGCAGggtatgcagcagcagcagcacgtgtaCGAGGACGAAACCGGTGCCAACAACGTGCTGGTAGTGCCCGCCTACACGACGGCCGGTGGCGGACGCAAAAACTCCAGCACAAACGCGTCGAGCGCGACGATCATGTCGCTGGACGCCACCCAGCAGCCGTGGGTGCCGAACCAGCCGCGGCGGAACCCGCGCCGACGGAAGGACGAGATGATGATGCCGATGGACGGCGGTGTTGCTGGGGCCGCGGCCGGCGGCAGCATGTACGGCAGCATGCGGCACGGTACGATCTACAGCGGCAGTAGCAGTAACGCTAAcaacggtagcagcagcagcagcagcaacaacggcGCAGCCAGTGTGAATAATACCAGTAGCAATAAGGTTATCATGCATACAACTAGTCTCAACCAATTGGCGCCTTCCAccggtggaggaggaggaggaggtagCGGGGGCGGTAAATACCAGGGCCGCGGGGACCGTGGGCGCGGTGGTGATAATAATGGATACGCCGGCGGTCTCATCGCGTCGGAGCATCACGGTGGCGGTGGATACCACTCGCAACAAGGGCACCATCGGAATGCGGTAGCAGCACCGTCTGGCGGTGGTTTGCTCGATTCCAGTTCTTCCTTTCAGCAGCACGGTGCAGCAGGCGGTGGACAcagtaagcagcagcagctgcaggatATGATGCACcacacccagcagcagcagcagtaccattCGCATCCAATGAGTCAGCAACCTCACCTAGGCCATCATCAGCAAtcgcagcagcaccaccattcgtcctcctcctcgggTGCGAACAATCACCAAACGcagcaacacagcaacacCAGTACCAATCCTCACGGCCATCATAATCAGCAGGGAGCGGCGGGACAGCAGTCCCAgccgcaccagcagcaacaccatgTGTTGCAGCAGTCCTCCCATCAGCTGCACACGGCGCAGCACCAATCGCAGGGCTCCGGGtcgcaccatcaccatcataaccagcagcagcagcagcagcatcaccactaccaccagcagcagcaccatcagcaaGCGATCGTCGCCCCAGGTGGATCGTCGAACGCTGGAGGCGGTGGTGCTAGTAGCGCAGCCAGCAACGGGGGCGGCAGTACGGCCGCCAGCTCCAAcagtgccaccaccaccaacagcaacaacagctccagcaccaccaccagcagcagcaacagtaccAGTGTTCAGTTCGATCTCGAACCAGCGGCATTTCCGCCCCTTCCGGGCCACGAGGGACGCAGCCTCATCACGACCGGGACCGGCGGGTCGGCCGGTGGTTCCGCCAGTGGAAACGCCAGTGCGGGCCGCTCCGGCTCGAAAGGGGGTAATGCTTccgcggccgccgccgccgccacctaCGGCCAAGCAGCGCAGCAGCATCTTCCGCCCGGTGGCGGTGCTGTAGGCAATGCTTCCGGAACCAGTGCCAGCAGCTCCACGTCTTCAACCATCGCCCATCGGAGTGATGCGTCGGATGGCGGAGGCGGAGGACTCGCGTCCAGCAGTGCCGCGGCAGCCGGTGGTGCGTCGACCGGTCTGCTATCGGGTCCGGTCGCCGCCGCACCACCGCCCGTCGTTTCGGCCTGGGGCGAAAACCATCGGCTGGCGGACGTCGTCAAGGGTACGGCCAAGGGCGTACGGGCACCGGGTGCGGCGACGGTGGCGGCCATCGTGGCCGGCACGGCGACGGTGCCGGTCGTTTccgccaacagcagcagcaacgagctTAGCCTGGGCGGCAAGAGCGCGACGGAACCGAAAGCGGCCACCAACGAATCCGGTCCAACGAACAGCAATGGCGCTTCCGGTGCATCGGGAACCAgtaaccagcagcagcagaataaTCATCTACCTGTGATAAAAGGCAGCACAAATGCCGCAACGAGTGGAGGCAGTCAAACTGCGTCCAcgctttcctcctcctcctcccactCCTCCGCCTCGACCGGTACGACACATTCGTCGGTCGCTGCCGCCAACAGCGCTGCTCCGGTATCGACCGGCACCAGTACGGCCGATAAATCTACCAAGACTGACGTATCGTTGTTGCAAATGGCGGCCCCGCCTGCCACCGCTGCGCCGACGACCACCACCTCCCGGGCCACCTCCACCGCGACGCTCGAGAGTGCGGCGTCGGTAGTGAAGGGCGAGGCGGCCGCCTCCGCTCCTCCACCCACGACGGCCAACGCGGCAACGATGACCTCGACTGATTTCACTACCAAATCTTCTTCCTCCGgtactgccgccgccgccgccaccccATCCGTCACTTctgctggtggtagtggtgcgGCGAAAAAGTCGTCGACATCGACCCCCGCCGCCACAAACACTACCGCCACCTCCACCAGCCACGCTAACACTTCCTCTGCCGGTAGCAGTAAATCGTCCAcctcggcggcggcggcggcaccaccGCCCCCACCACCAACCTTCTCGCTGCAGAACCATCCACCGTTGGTTCCGCACGACAGTACTGCGGCGACAGCCACCGTGCCCGCCGCCACCCCTCAGGTACGGCTGAGCTACGCCCAGGTAGCGCAGCATCTGGCCGAACAAAGCAAGGACAGCAAGGAGCAGGCGTCGTCGCTTCCGTCCCACAATCATCATCACGGTAGCGATAAGCTGACCGGCTCTGCCATGGGTACCACTACCACCGCCGCCAGCAGCTCCTCCGCTTCGtcggtcggtggtggtggtgtggtggagAAAGAGAACAGTAATGCATTAGCAGGATCGTCGGAGAGCAACGGCTCGACGGCTGTAGCAGCTTCAACTGCCACCACTGGAGCTACCGTCGCGCACGGTACTGCCGGTGGTAGCGCTGCCGCAGGGaccggcaacaacaacaacaacaacaccggtGGATTCATTGGCGTTAGCAGCAAGCGGAAGGATTCGGGCTCCGGTGGCAGGAGCTCAACTGGTGGCACCAcagcgcaccaccaccatggtGATGGTTTCCGAGAACAACGAG ATACGCGCTACAATCAGCAACACGGTGCCAGTGGAAACACCAATGCACGCAACTCCAAAGATTACCGTCAGTCTTCCGGTGGtgctggcggcggcggcggcggccacaCCAATGCCATCGGCTCTGCTTCCCTCCATTCCGGTGCCGGCGGGCTGCGCAATGCCGCACcagagcaaaacaacaacaatcacgCGCATCAccaaggaggaggaggaggaggtggaggtAGAAGTACCGGAAACTCGGGCAACAGTGGCAATAACAATAATCACCACAGTAATAACAACAGTGCTGGTGGAGGCGCACCAAAGTCTGGCGGTGCCCGATCGGTGCGCAAGGACTACCAatcgcaccagcagcagccacagcagcagcaggcccaCCAGACACACCCGCGCAGTCCCAAATGA
- the LOC121594108 gene encoding la-related protein Larp4B-like isoform X2, which produces MSTLCGSYVLMNGVDNTTGLLSTNASSAVYSAPGVGAVSVATVITPTAAAASTIITSGMSSMTIVAQQQPAPPAAPQAVDYSALNGTAAANEASTAASNAAAATQEYYTDGGTSPATTAPVTNAAIIATANTSNNSYSTPALVSSHPPSSSSSSNNNGVSSSSIITDGAAAITAATDVGKVMLMDGGMVGPPVANSGGGNIVVSSDNNNPTSSSSSTEHNGMPLEQLKQLLQTQLDYYFSRENLANDTYLLTQMDNDQYVPIWTIANFNQVKKLTKDIKLITEVLRESPNVQVDEDGLKVRPNHKRCIVILREISDNTPVEDVKNIFQGENCPRFISCEFAHNNSWYITFESDEDAQRAFRYLREEVKEFQGKPIMARIKAKPMNRLPITPVGGVPMKNGLNGFRTTPPPGSAVAAGAAVGGVIPPSAASATAAAAAAAAAAAAAMGGVTTAAYDPVQTAPLNAATIATYPNGQRYILQHNAPLPQGYNTAVHMFPFQQQPLYGGFVPSWQPAQGNYFEMSPYLTNGMQPVTVYPASGGAGGTATGAGGGAAGGGKQQNGRYGGVPGGGGGHRQNPRNKRQSQQQQQHGGGGASSDGQSVTTNSGVAGSTGMHRQQQQQSSGGGYQAQSAGSAGGGAATGAAGVQSQVASTYQASAAGGGGKSAGLLGGKPSTAAGTTATGAAGMVYLPQYTHYLAAAPLQHQQQQQQQQQLYSGQQQQQTDGGAMELVVRQGMQQQQHVYEDETGANNVLVVPAYTTAGGGRKNSSTNASSATIMSLDATQQPWVPNQPRRNPRRRKDEMMMPMDGGVAGAAAGGSMYGSMRHGTIYSGSSSNANNGSSSSSSNNGAASVNNTSSNKVIMHTTSLNQLAPSTGGGGGGGSGGGKYQGRGDRGRGGDNNGYAGGLIASEHHGGGGYHSQQGHHRNAVAAPSGGGLLDSSSSFQQHGAAGGGHSKQQQLQDMMHHTQQQQQYHSHPMSQQPHLGHHQQSQQHHHSSSSSGANNHQTQQHSNTSTNPHGHHNQQGAAGQQSQPHQQQHHVLQQSSHQLHTAQHQSQGSGSHHHHHNQQQQQQHHHYHQQQHHQQAIVAPGGSSNAGGGGASSAASNGGGSTAASSNSATTTNSNNSSSTTTSSSNSTSVQFDLEPAAFPPLPGHEGRSLITTGTGGSAGGSASGNASAGRSGSKGGNASAAAAAATYGQAAQQHLPPGGGAVGNASGTSASSSTSSTIAHRSDASDGGGGGLASSSAAAAGGASTGLLSGPVAAAPPPVVSAWGENHRLADVVKGTAKGVRAPGAATVAAIVAGTATVPVVSANSSSNELSLGGKSATEPKAATNESGPTNSNGASGASGTSNQQQQNNHLPVIKGSTNAATSGGSQTASTLSSSSSHSSASTGTTHSSVAAANSAAPVSTGTSTADKSTKTDVSLLQMAAPPATAAPTTTTSRATSTATLESAASVVKGEAAASAPPPTTANAATMTSTDFTTKSSSSGTAAAAATPSVTSAGGSGAAKKSSTSTPAATNTTATSTSHANTSSAGSSKSSTSAAAAAPPPPPPTFSLQNHPPLVPHDSTAATATVPAATPQVRLSYAQVAQHLAEQSKDSKEQASSLPSHNHHHGSDKLTGSAMGTTTTAASSSSASSVGGGGVVEKENSNALAGSSESNGSTAVAASTATTGATVAHGTAGGSAAAGTGNNNNNNTGGFIGVSSKRKDSGSGGRSSTGGTTAHHHHGDGFREQRDTRYNQQHGASGNTNARNSKDYRQSSGGAGGGGGGHTNAIGSASLHSGAGGLRNAAPEQNNNNHAHHQGGGGGGGGRSTGNSGNSGNNNNHHSNNNSAGGGAPKSGGARSVRKDYQSHQQQPQQQQAHQTHPRSPK; this is translated from the exons GCTACGTGCTGATGAATGGTGTCGACAACACAACAGGCTTACTGTCCACAAACGCTTCGAGCGCGGTTTACTCTGCCCCCGGCGTGGGAGCGGTCTCGGTCGCCACAGTCATCACaccgacagcagcagcggcaagcaCAATCATAACCAGCGGAATGTCCAGCATGACGATCGTagcacagcagcagcccgcACCACCAGCCGCTCCTCAAGCGGTGGACTACAGTGCCCTGAACGGAACCGCTGCTGCGAACGAAGCATCGACGGCTGCTTCcaacgccgccgccgccacacAGGAGTACTACACGGACGGCGGCACCTCGCCTGCTACGACGGCGCCCGTTACCAACGCTGCAATAATAGCCACGGCCAACACTAGTAATAATAGTTATAGCACTCCTGCCCTCGTCAGTAGCCATccgccgagcagcagcagcagcagcaacaataatggcgtcagcagcagcagcatcatcaccgACGGTGCGGCAGCCATCACGGCCGCCACCGACGTCGGAAAGGTGATGCTGATGGACGGCGGGATGGTGGGGCCGCCAGTAGCGAACAGTGGCGGCGGTAACATCGTCGTTTCCAGTGATAACAACAATCCTactagtagcagtagtagtaccGAACACAACGGGATGCCTTTAGAGCAGCTGAAGCAGCTGCTACAAACACAGCTTGATTACTATTTTTCgcg AGAAAACCTTGCGAACGACACATATCTCCTGACACAAATGGACAACGATCAGTACGTGCCAATCTGGACAATTGCGAACTTCAATCAGGTGAAGAAGCTTACCAAGGACATCAAGCTGATAACGGAGGTGCTGCGTGAGTCCCCGAACGTGCAGGTGGACGAGGATGGCCTAAAGGTGCGCCCGAACCACAAGCGGTGCATCGTGATATTGCGTGAAATATCGGACAACACGCCGGTCGAGGACGTTAAG AATATTTTCCAAGGCGAAAACTGTCCGCGCTTCATTTCCTGCGAATTTGCCCACAACAACTCGTGGTACATTACGTTCGAGTCGGACGAAGACGCCCAGCGAGCGTTCCGGTATTTGCGCGAGGAGGTGAAAGAATTCCAG GGTAAACCAATCATGGCGCGAATAAAGGCCAAACCAATGAACCGGCTACCGATCACACCGGTAGGCGGTGTGCCGATGAAAAATGGACTGAACGGTTTCCGGACGACGCCGCCGCCGGGTTCGGCCGTGGCGGCGGGCGCCGCTGTCGGTGGTGTCATACCGCCGTCGGCAGCTTCGGCCACAGCCGccgcggcagcagcggcagccgcGGCCGCCGCTGCAATGGGCGGCGTAACGACCGCAGCGTACGACCCGGTACAGACGGCGCCCCTGAATGCGGCCACCATTGCGACCTACCCGAATGGCCAGCGGTACATACTGCAGCACAATGCACCGTTGCCGCAGGGCTACAACACGGCCGTGCACATGTTT CcattccagcagcagccactgTACGGCGGCTTCGTGCCATCGTGGCAGCCAGCTCAGGGCAACTATTTCGAGATGAGCCCGTACCTAACGAATGGCATGCAGCCGGTGACGGTTTATCCGGCCAGCGGTGGTGCTGGCGGAACGGCGAcaggtgctggtggtggtgcggctGGCGGTGGCAAACAGCAGAACGGCCGGTACGGTGGAGTGccgggcggtggcggtggccacCGGCAGAATCCTCGCAACAAACGccaatcgcagcagcagcagcagcacggagGTGGAGGAGCAAGTAGCGATGGTCAGTCGGTTACAACGAACAGCGGTGTCGCCGGTTCAACCGGTatgcaccggcagcagcagcagcagtcgtcgGGCGGCGGCTACCAGGCGCAAAGCGCAGGTAGTGCCGGCGGTGGCGCTGCCACTGGGGCCGCCGGCGTCCAGTCGCAGGTCGCCAGCACGTACCAGGCAAGCGCGGCGGGCGGCGGTGGCAAAAGTGCCGGCCTGCTCGGTGGCAAACCTTCCACGGCCGCCGGCACGACGGCAACAGGTGCTGCCGGTATGGTGTACCTTCCCCAGTACACCCACTACCTGGCTGCCGCACCActgcaacatcagcagcagcagcagcagcaacagcaactttACAGtggccaacagcagcagcaaacggacGGTGGAGCGATGGAGCTCGTTGTACGGCAGggtatgcagcagcagcagcacgtgtaCGAGGACGAAACCGGTGCCAACAACGTGCTGGTAGTGCCCGCCTACACGACGGCCGGTGGCGGACGCAAAAACTCCAGCACAAACGCGTCGAGCGCGACGATCATGTCGCTGGACGCCACCCAGCAGCCGTGGGTGCCGAACCAGCCGCGGCGGAACCCGCGCCGACGGAAGGACGAGATGATGATGCCGATGGACGGCGGTGTTGCTGGGGCCGCGGCCGGCGGCAGCATGTACGGCAGCATGCGGCACGGTACGATCTACAGCGGCAGTAGCAGTAACGCTAAcaacggtagcagcagcagcagcagcaacaacggcGCAGCCAGTGTGAATAATACCAGTAGCAATAAGGTTATCATGCATACAACTAGTCTCAACCAATTGGCGCCTTCCAccggtggaggaggaggaggaggtagCGGGGGCGGTAAATACCAGGGCCGCGGGGACCGTGGGCGCGGTGGTGATAATAATGGATACGCCGGCGGTCTCATCGCGTCGGAGCATCACGGTGGCGGTGGATACCACTCGCAACAAGGGCACCATCGGAATGCGGTAGCAGCACCGTCTGGCGGTGGTTTGCTCGATTCCAGTTCTTCCTTTCAGCAGCACGGTGCAGCAGGCGGTGGACAcagtaagcagcagcagctgcaggatATGATGCACcacacccagcagcagcagcagtaccattCGCATCCAATGAGTCAGCAACCTCACCTAGGCCATCATCAGCAAtcgcagcagcaccaccattcgtcctcctcctcgggTGCGAACAATCACCAAACGcagcaacacagcaacacCAGTACCAATCCTCACGGCCATCATAATCAGCAGGGAGCGGCGGGACAGCAGTCCCAgccgcaccagcagcaacaccatgTGTTGCAGCAGTCCTCCCATCAGCTGCACACGGCGCAGCACCAATCGCAGGGCTCCGGGtcgcaccatcaccatcataaccagcagcagcagcagcagcatcaccactaccaccagcagcagcaccatcagcaaGCGATCGTCGCCCCAGGTGGATCGTCGAACGCTGGAGGCGGTGGTGCTAGTAGCGCAGCCAGCAACGGGGGCGGCAGTACGGCCGCCAGCTCCAAcagtgccaccaccaccaacagcaacaacagctccagcaccaccaccagcagcagcaacagtaccAGTGTTCAGTTCGATCTCGAACCAGCGGCATTTCCGCCCCTTCCGGGCCACGAGGGACGCAGCCTCATCACGACCGGGACCGGCGGGTCGGCCGGTGGTTCCGCCAGTGGAAACGCCAGTGCGGGCCGCTCCGGCTCGAAAGGGGGTAATGCTTccgcggccgccgccgccgccacctaCGGCCAAGCAGCGCAGCAGCATCTTCCGCCCGGTGGCGGTGCTGTAGGCAATGCTTCCGGAACCAGTGCCAGCAGCTCCACGTCTTCAACCATCGCCCATCGGAGTGATGCGTCGGATGGCGGAGGCGGAGGACTCGCGTCCAGCAGTGCCGCGGCAGCCGGTGGTGCGTCGACCGGTCTGCTATCGGGTCCGGTCGCCGCCGCACCACCGCCCGTCGTTTCGGCCTGGGGCGAAAACCATCGGCTGGCGGACGTCGTCAAGGGTACGGCCAAGGGCGTACGGGCACCGGGTGCGGCGACGGTGGCGGCCATCGTGGCCGGCACGGCGACGGTGCCGGTCGTTTccgccaacagcagcagcaacgagctTAGCCTGGGCGGCAAGAGCGCGACGGAACCGAAAGCGGCCACCAACGAATCCGGTCCAACGAACAGCAATGGCGCTTCCGGTGCATCGGGAACCAgtaaccagcagcagcagaataaTCATCTACCTGTGATAAAAGGCAGCACAAATGCCGCAACGAGTGGAGGCAGTCAAACTGCGTCCAcgctttcctcctcctcctcccactCCTCCGCCTCGACCGGTACGACACATTCGTCGGTCGCTGCCGCCAACAGCGCTGCTCCGGTATCGACCGGCACCAGTACGGCCGATAAATCTACCAAGACTGACGTATCGTTGTTGCAAATGGCGGCCCCGCCTGCCACCGCTGCGCCGACGACCACCACCTCCCGGGCCACCTCCACCGCGACGCTCGAGAGTGCGGCGTCGGTAGTGAAGGGCGAGGCGGCCGCCTCCGCTCCTCCACCCACGACGGCCAACGCGGCAACGATGACCTCGACTGATTTCACTACCAAATCTTCTTCCTCCGgtactgccgccgccgccgccaccccATCCGTCACTTctgctggtggtagtggtgcgGCGAAAAAGTCGTCGACATCGACCCCCGCCGCCACAAACACTACCGCCACCTCCACCAGCCACGCTAACACTTCCTCTGCCGGTAGCAGTAAATCGTCCAcctcggcggcggcggcggcaccaccGCCCCCACCACCAACCTTCTCGCTGCAGAACCATCCACCGTTGGTTCCGCACGACAGTACTGCGGCGACAGCCACCGTGCCCGCCGCCACCCCTCAGGTACGGCTGAGCTACGCCCAGGTAGCGCAGCATCTGGCCGAACAAAGCAAGGACAGCAAGGAGCAGGCGTCGTCGCTTCCGTCCCACAATCATCATCACGGTAGCGATAAGCTGACCGGCTCTGCCATGGGTACCACTACCACCGCCGCCAGCAGCTCCTCCGCTTCGtcggtcggtggtggtggtgtggtggagAAAGAGAACAGTAATGCATTAGCAGGATCGTCGGAGAGCAACGGCTCGACGGCTGTAGCAGCTTCAACTGCCACCACTGGAGCTACCGTCGCGCACGGTACTGCCGGTGGTAGCGCTGCCGCAGGGaccggcaacaacaacaacaacaacaccggtGGATTCATTGGCGTTAGCAGCAAGCGGAAGGATTCGGGCTCCGGTGGCAGGAGCTCAACTGGTGGCACCAcagcgcaccaccaccatggtGATGGTTTCCGAGAACAACGAG ATACGCGCTACAATCAGCAACACGGTGCCAGTGGAAACACCAATGCACGCAACTCCAAAGATTACCGTCAGTCTTCCGGTGGtgctggcggcggcggcggcggccacaCCAATGCCATCGGCTCTGCTTCCCTCCATTCCGGTGCCGGCGGGCTGCGCAATGCCGCACcagagcaaaacaacaacaatcacgCGCATCAccaaggaggaggaggaggaggtggaggtAGAAGTACCGGAAACTCGGGCAACAGTGGCAATAACAATAATCACCACAGTAATAACAACAGTGCTGGTGGAGGCGCACCAAAGTCTGGCGGTGCCCGATCGGTGCGCAAGGACTACCAatcgcaccagcagcagccacagcagcagcaggcccaCCAGACACACCCGCGCAGTCCCAAATGA